One Octopus sinensis linkage group LG20, ASM634580v1, whole genome shotgun sequence DNA window includes the following coding sequences:
- the LOC115222513 gene encoding LOW QUALITY PROTEIN: protein jagged-1b-like (The sequence of the model RefSeq protein was modified relative to this genomic sequence to represent the inferred CDS: deleted 2 bases in 1 codon), with product MHCQESQSCTDGWQGPLCDQCSLYPGCMHGTCREPWECNCARNWGGLLCNKVDRDCETNPCENGGTCVIAANGVSCICAPGWTGSLCETDIDECASNPCMNNGWCEDQVNGYKCHCRPGWQGAQCQLDVDECKDSTCVNAIYCRNLQGSYECQCQAGWTGKNCDMNIIDCVGQCHNGATCVNLVNDYRCQCRPGFTGRHCDAAINGCHSLPCLNGGVCHDLNDGFRCECPSGYVGLQCQIAINLCQQNPCRSGSTCYDMRGDFYCHCQPGFEGKTCEKKKKICPNGSCEVIDQCTITVPSNRTSGEVRSISSNICGKHGICRSQAGSRFVCECQSGYQGTYCHENINDCLQNPCRNHGTCIDGVQSYRCVCAPGWEGSSCSRNTNDCSPNPCQNHGICTDRINGFCCVSQRMERENMQFKSESVIVLCSNGGTCQDRGASFQCLCPDGFYGDTCQIASWHSCDSNPCQNGGTCVNSGDSFTCFCKEGFEGNVCEQNINDCYPFPCYNGAQCIDGVNWYLCDCSKGFAGPDCRINIQECTSNPSAFGSTCIDEIGSYKCICPPGRTGNQCENVIGHLPSPNSCIFKQHAYSDKSSWKHECNSCHCNNGRVHCTKVWCGPKNCLSHPNVSEPVDICAHDETCVVKTTQTCFTPPCLPWGHCKHISKIEDSAPRDIQTNCIPNEAKISNNCAKINLLFDKSRMPKGVSVGNICSSLRAFPKVQAYAKKETIIILCAIQLRRADSIEITLSLDMKHNDNSGTLISTLKDLVEETANAVSQKLVNSSALKAVIDVQVQTNIIPKKPSGNFKGIFTFVCSYVINSYVSGYFEFIDACYSNT from the exons TTGTACAGATGGTTGGCAAGGACCACTTTGTGATCAATGCAGTCTTTATCCAGGCTGTATGCACGGCACCTGTAGAGAACCTTGGGAATGTAACTGTGCTAGGAATTGGGGGGGACTTCTCTGTAATAAAG TTGATCGTGACTGTGAAACTAATCCATGTGAAAATGGTGGCACATGTGTAATTGCAGCAAATGGAGTGTCTTGTATTTGTGCTCCTGGCTGGACTGGATCTTTGTGTGAAACtg ATATTGACGAGTGTGCATCAAACCCATGCATGAATAATGGCTGGTGTGAAGATCAAGTTAATGGATACAAATGCCATTGTCGTCCTGGCTGGCAAGGGGCTCAGTGCCAGCTAGATGTCGATGAATGCAAAGACAGCACCTGTGTGAATGCAATCTACTGTCGGAATCTTCAAGGTAGCTATGAATGTCAGTGCCAGGCAGGTTGGACTGGGAAAAACTGTGATATGA ACATCATTGATTGTGTTGGTCAGTGTCACAATGGTGCTACATGCGTT aaCCTTGTGAATGATTACCGTTGTCAGTGCAGACCAGGCTTTACAGGGCGGCACTGTGATGCAGCGATAAATGGGTGCCATAGCCTACCTTGTCTAAATGGAGGTGTATGTCACGACCTTAACGATGGCTTCAGGTGTGAGTGTCCCTCAGGCTATGTTGGTTTGCAGTGTCAG ATTGCTATCAATTTGTGCCAACAAAACCCTTGCAGATCTGGTTCTACATGTTATGATATGCGAGGAGATTTCTACTGCCATTGTCAGCCTGGTTTTGAAGGAAAAACttgtgaaaaaaagaagaaaatttgtcCAAATGGTTCTTGTGAAG TTATTGACCAATGTACCATAACTGTTCCGTCCAACCGAACTAGTGGGGAGGTGCGTTCAATATCATCCAACATCTGTGGTAAACATGGAATTTGTCGAAGCCAGGCTGGAAGTCGTTTTGTATGTGAATGCCAGTCAGGCTACCAGGGAACATATTGTCATGAAA ACATAAATGACTGCTTGCAAAATCCATGTCGTAACCATGGGACTTGCATTGATGGAGTACAATCTTACCGGTGTGTTTGTGCACCGGGATGGGAAGGTAGTAGCTGTAGCCGCA ACACCAATGATTGTAGTCCAAATCCTTGCCAAAATCATGGCATCTGCACTGACAGAATAAACGGTTTCTGCTGTGTGTCCCAAAGGATGGAAAGGGAAAACATGCAATTCAA AAGTGAGTCTGTGATTGTTTTA TGTTCCAACGGAGGAACTTGTCAGGATCGGGGCGCATCATTTCAATGTCTCTGTCCAGATGGATTCTATGGCGATACCTGTCAAATAG cTTCTTGGCACAGCTGTGATTCAAACCCTTGTCAGAATGGAGGAACCTGTGTCAATTCTGGCGACAGCTTCACTTGTTTTTGTAAGGAGGGATTTGAAGGCAATGTCTGTGAGCAGAACATTAATGATTGCTACCCGTTTCCTTG TTACAATGGTGCTCAGTGTATTGATGGTGTAAATTGGTACTTGTGTGACTGTAGCAAAGGCTTTGCTGGACCAGACTGCAGAATAA ATATACAAGAATGTACTTCGAATCCATCTGCTTTTGGCAGTACTTGCATTGATGAAATTGGTAGCTATAAATGTATTTGTCCTCCCGGAAGAACTGGAAATCAATGTGAAAATG tTATTGGACATTTGCCTTCTCCTAATTCCTGTATTTTCAAACAACATGCCTACTCTGACAAAAGCTCATGGAAACATGAGTGCAATTCTTGTCATTGCAACAACGGTCGCGTTCATTGTACAAAG GTTTGGTGCGGACCCAAAAACTGCTTGAGCCATCCAAATGTTTCTGAGCCAGTCGATATATGTGCACATGATGAAACGTGTGTTGTAAAAACAACACAGACATGCTTTACACCACCCTGCTTGCCTTGGGGTCACTGTAAACATATATCAAAGATTGAAGATTCTGCTCCCAGAGATATACAAACCAACTGTATACCAAATGAAGCAAAAATCAGTAATAACTGTGCAAAAATCAACCTTCTCTTTGACAAATCTCGGATGCCAAAA GGTGTATCTGTTGGCAATATCTGCAGTTCTCTTCGAGCCTTCCCCAAAGTGCAAGCTTATGCCAAgaaagaaacgattattattctATGTGCTATCCAACTTCGAAGAGCTGACTCCATTGAAATTACACTG tcactggatatGAAGCACAATGATAATTCAGGAACCCTGATTTCTACCTTAAAAGATCTTGTTGAAGAAACGGCTAATGCTGTCAGtcaaaaacttgtcaatagcaGTGCCTTAAAAGCTGTCATCGATGTCCAGGTACAAACTAATATCATCCCCAAAAAACCTTCAGGTAATTTCAAAGGAATTTTCACCTTTGTTTGTTCTTATGTTATAAATTCTTATGTGAGTGGATATTTTGAGTTTATTGATGCCtgctattctaatacttaa